The Agrococcus carbonis sequence CCCGCAGGTCGTCGCGGTGCATCGTGATGTCGAGCGCACCGGTGCGGGCGGCGAAGTCCTCGCCCGTGATCTCGGTGAGCCGCGACGCGAGTCGCTGCGCGAGCGGCACGCCGCGGGTCGGGATGCCGAGGAGCACCAGGTCATCGGGGCCGTGGTTGGCCTCGACGATCTCGTGGGCGATGCGCGTCAGCGCCCGCCCGATCTCGTCGGGACCGAGCACGGTGCGAGTGCGCGCAGTCTGAGCCACAGCGACTCCCTTCTCCGCCTCACAGGACGGGCTTCAAGGTTGTCTGATGCCTCCACTCTACTCCTCGACGTGCTCCGATCGGAGACCGAGGCCGATGACCCTGCCCATGACGTGCCGCAGCACCGGCACCCGCTGCACGAGGCGCAGCGGCAGCGGCACGGGCACCTCGGCACCCGGCTCGGCCACGCGCACGAGCACACGCTCGAGGCGCCGCTGGAGCGCCTGCACGGCGCGCGCGGGCGGCTGCCGGCGCCGCTGGATGCGGGCGAGCAGCTCGGGCGTCGGGCGCGCGGTCGCGAGGCGGGGCGCGAGCGCGTTCGCAGCCGCGACGGCATCCTGGATCGCGAGGTTGATGCCGACGCCGCCGGCCGGCGACATGGCGTGGGCGGCGTCGCCGATCGCCAGGACGCCGTCGCGGTACCAGCGCTCGAGGTGCTCGATGCGCACGTCGAGCACGCGGATGTCGTCGACCTCGAGCGCCGCGATGCGTGCTGCGAACGGGGGGTGGAGGCGTGCGATCCGCTCCCGGAGGGCGTCGAGCGCAGACTTGTCCCGACGCCACACGGCCTTCCCCACGATGTGCGCGCACTGGTAGAAGTCGCCGCGATCGATCGACAGCAGCGCGCCGTCGCCGACCTGCATGAACGGGATCGACTCGTCGGGCTCCCGAGGCAGGCGGAACCACAGCACGTCGATCGCGCTCGGACCACCCGCGCTGACGAGCCCGGCCGCATCCCGCAGGCGCGAGTCCCGCCCGTCGGCGAGGACGGTGAGCTTCGCACGCAGCTCGATCGGGCCTTC is a genomic window containing:
- a CDS encoding FAD-dependent oxidoreductase; amino-acid sequence: MSADDAGSQSGRRPRRAYAADDRAATERIRTDCAIVGGGPAGMMLALLLARRGVRVVVLEQHGDFLRDFRGDTIHPSTQEVLHELGLLERFLALPHADMQQVTLRFSGEHLVVADFSRLPTRRKAIAFMPQWDFLDFLADAGRDLPGYDLRMRTTGVELLRDGDRITGVRGAGPEGPIELRAKLTVLADGRDSRLRDAAGLVSAGGPSAIDVLWFRLPREPDESIPFMQVGDGALLSIDRGDFYQCAHIVGKAVWRRDKSALDALRERIARLHPPFAARIAALEVDDIRVLDVRIEHLERWYRDGVLAIGDAAHAMSPAGGVGINLAIQDAVAAANALAPRLATARPTPELLARIQRRRQPPARAVQALQRRLERVLVRVAEPGAEVPVPLPLRLVQRVPVLRHVMGRVIGLGLRSEHVEE